The region CTGTTGCTTGTTGACACCGGTATAGTGAGTATTCAGCCGGTCTGTTCCTGCCTGGGTTTTTGACTTCAAGTctacctgttttttatttttttattctgtagcTGGCTCCTGGAAGGAATTCCCCACGTCTTCTGTGTCAGAAAGATCAAGAAACACCCTGGGTGTCTtgatggggaatagggtgccatttccgaCGCATTGTTACTTCGTATAGCTACTGTAGAAGTAAAGTGATGATTTTATTAGGGTGTAGTCGGGTCATGTTATGTAGTCGAACTGTAAGGCCTCACCTTCACATGGGAATGTTCACCTATACGTCGTAGATCCTAGATTGCCCATTTCCTGCTACATAGAACTCTGTGTTTCTTTGCAtagctctctgtctgtatctttaTGTAATTCCCCAGTGTGTGACTTAATCTCTGTCTTAAGGNNNNNNNNNNNNNNNNNNNNNNNNNNNNNNNNNNNNNNNNNNNNNNNNNNNNNNNNNNNNNNNNNNNNNNNNNNNNNNNNNNNNNNNNNNNNNNNNNNNNCCTATTGtacggcaggtcctcaccagacatcaccggcaacaacgtcgcctatgggcacaaacccaccgtcgctggaccagacaggactggcaaaagtgctcttcactgacaagtcgtggTTTTATCTcccaagggtgatggtcggattcacgttcatcgttgaaggaatgagcgttacacgaggcctgtactctggacgggatcgatttggaggtgagatccatcatggtctgggcggtgtgtcacagcatcatcgtcaatgcaggcaatctcaacgctgtgcgttacagggaagacatcctcctcctcatgttggtaccttcctgcaggctcatcctgacataaccctccagcatgacaattccaccagccatactgctcgttctgtgcgtgatttcctgcaagacaggattgtcagtgttctgcattggccagcgaagagccggatctcatccaattgagcacgtctgggacctgttggatcagaggtgagggctagggccattccccccgaaAAAGTCCGCAGGTGCCTGGtagaagagtgggtaacatcttacagcaaaactggcaaatctggtgcagtccatgaggaggagatgcactgcagtacttaatgcagctgtacccacaccagatactgaattttattttgattttgaccccctttgtcagggacacattattccatttctgttgtcacgtgtctgtggaacttgttcagtttatgtctcagttgttgaacctTGCTTTGTtctatacaaatatttacacatgttaagtttgctgaaaataaacgcagttgactgtgagaggacgtttatttttttactgactttatatacagttgaagtcggaggttaggtttaggttggagtcattaaactcattGGTCAAccacctccacaaatttcttgttaacaaacttagttctggcaagtcagttagggacatctattttgtgcatgacacaggtagtttttccaacaattgtttacagacagattatttcactgtatcacaattccagtggtcagaagtttacatacactaaattgactgtgcctttaaacagcttggaaaattccagaaaattatgtcatggctttagaagattctgagaggctaattgacatcatttgagtcaattggaggtgtacctggaaTTCCCAATCtgcctcaaccatcacggtcacctaatatcCCAGTTTACAAtcggctcattcatcccctcctctcccttaacattcccaggtcgttgctgcaaatgagaacgtgttctcagtcacttACCTGTAAATaacgtaaaataaaataaataaatgttttcaaggcctaccttcaaactcagtgcgctctttacttgacatcatgggaaaatctataAAAATCCGCCAAgtcctcagaattttttttgtagacctccacaagtcttgtacatccttgggacaatttccaaatgcctgaaggtaccatctgtacaaacaatagtatgcaagtataaacaccacaggACCATGCAGCCGtattaccgctcaggaaggagacgcgtttgtgTCCtgaagatgaacgtactttggtacaaaaagtgcaaatcaatcccagaacaacagcaaaggaccttgtgaagatgctggaagaaacgggtacaaaagtatctatatccacagtaaaatgagtcctatatgacataacctgaaagacgcctcagcaaggaagaaccattgctccaaaaccaccataaaaaaagccagactatggttgcaactgcacatggggacaaagatcatactttttggattaatgtcctctggtgtgatgaaaaaaaaatagaactgttggccataatgaccatcattatgtttggaggaaaaaggggaggcttgcaagcttaAGAACattcatcccaaccgtgaagcacgggggtagcagcaccatgttgtggggtgctttgctgcaggaggactggtgcacttcacaaaataaatggcatcatgaggatggaaaatgaatgtggatatattgaagcaacatctcaagacatcagtcagaagttaaagcttggtcgcaaatgggtcttccaaatggacaatgaccccaagcatactttcaaagttgtggcaaaatggcttcaggacaacaaagtcaaggtattggagttgccatcacaaagccctgacctcaatcctatagaaggtgggcagaactgaaaaagcgtgtgcgagcaaggtggctacaaacctgagtcagttacaccagctctgtcaggaggaatgccaaaattcacccaacttattgtgggaagcttgtggaaggctacccgaaacgtttcacccaagttaaacaatttaaaggcaagctaccaaatactaattgagtgtatgtaaacttttgacccactgggaatgtgatgaaagaaataaaagctgaaatcaatattttctctactattattctgacatttcacattcttaaaataaagtggttatcctaactgacctaaaacagggaatttttactaggattaaatgtcaggaattgtgaaaaactgagtttagatggatttggctaaggtgtatgtaaacttccgacttcaactgtatatatttttttcagaacattaaccgTGTGTAGGTAGATACATGTGTGTAGGTATATgtgaaaggtagatacaaattatttgttgCCAGTTGGggagttttttcccccccacacATAGTTtgctattagacaattctttagtatAGGTTGAATAGTCTTTTGTtaagctaatagcccatcctaaaacgttgtttgcagaattcacagcttGCTACAgtacgcttgtgaaaaacaaaatgcctccagctgtcgAAACACAGAATATCTAATTGTTTTTAGCCACAATGCTTTTGATGcccagtcgatagcgcgctggacttagGGCTAGAAGGTTGAGGGYTCGAAACCTGCTCCCGTCCTTTTCcattacattattatgccggtctcagagcaaatagcctggattgttactcccatctcgttcctcgcgcTCTTCCACGTGTCATTCTCTGCCTGAGTGGCTTGCTTGTGGGcatgctggcaggatatggcWGCACcttcggttgtgcgtcaagaattcagcatagaaMGTTtttatgaaggtctggttattcacaggcaaatagtaatatgctctaaaTCGCTaaacaaactttgctgccctgttttcAATCATCCACATGGCTGGTAGAACCTATTCaagtagttaactagctagctaacttctatGATGAAGTTAGGGCTAGGTGTTCTTGATATTATTTGTGTCTGTGGGTGAGGGGTGGGGAGCCTACTTCAAGTACTACTTGACTTGTATCTACTTTAGCTAGCTGTATAATTTTTGAGGGGTTTCATAGATGGACTGATTAGCATCCTCGAGTCAACAGTGTGCTTACTTTACTGCGGGAAAACATTGATATGTTTGCTRTTATCCTCTGGACAGCAGATCATTAGTATAACTGGTAAGCAAGGCTATGTAACCTTGTTTAGTCCTACCTGCTATGGTGGGTTTTAAATTAATTGCTTTTCTCACGTTTGTTTTTGAGGTATAATTACTGTCATATTACAAATCGCAAACTTAATTTGCAACTTCTTTATTCCAGAACCAAAGAGTGTGCCTATCACCTCTCAACTAGGTCAGCTGTTTCAACCTGGAACACTATTCTCCTGCTGTGGTCCGTTTCAGTCATTGYAGGAAGTCCTGAAGAGCAGGAGTGTGTGAAGGGATTTGATTTGAAGGGTTTTGTCCCAGCCCAGCTCTAAAACTTGACTTCATTATGTAATCAACATAGCGAATCAYGGAGATAGGCTATGATTTGTATTCGGGtatgggctggaacaaaagcttaTACAYAGTCCTGCCAATCAGATCTGGAGCTGTGCACCTGTTTAATTCATTATTCTGTACTATGGGTacaattgggggagggggggWATTGATATATAACGCATGATCCACTCTCAAGTTGAAGTTGCAATGGCGGTGGTTGCTAAGGGAGCAGCTGCGGACCAGAAGACTGCAGCCAAGGCAGCACTGGTCCACACCTGCTCTGTCTGTCGGGTGAGTAGTATTGGTTGGTACTGAATGTGCTTTTAGGTTCCTCTCCATATGTAGGCTATTGTACTGGCATGTGTGGTACAGTCTTTCATAAGTATAGAAGTTTGTTGCATCGTATTGCTTAGTTTATCATGAGTSAACTTTGAATTCAATCTAAGCCACAGATtgttaacttcttccattttgtaCTCRACCTTTATAGATGCAGACCCGAAKAAATTCAAGCASTACTTYGAGAGMAAGCATTCCAAGTCTCCAGTGGTYCCAGTGCTGGTTGATGTACAGGCCTAAGtgagcacacacactcaaatggacCTCCAGCTCGGGTAAGATTATTTTTCAACAAGTTAGTTCTGAATTGCTTTATATAATACAGCAGTGCATTCTGACACCATGAACTGAAATAACTTTCACCTTATTCACATAGTTGGCAGAAATGATAAGGGATTCAATAAAGACCTCCACAGGCTGAATTTGAAGAGGATCTGGTAAAATAAGGGAATGTTGCTAATATCattttaggtagctagctagcgataTAGCTAATTTGCAAAAAGATAGCCTAGTATTCATGGCCCATTATAAATATCTGACTGCTACTAGGATAGTATTCTGTACAAGACAAGaccaaatgcataaataaaacaacataagtgtgttaaataaaatatggaacagtaaatgtaaatgttcaataTATCTTTCGTTTTGGATCAAGGTAACTAGCTACCTGATAGCGAAGGTGtcggctagagatgacgtgcaggagcttgcagggatttgtagtcttgaatgatgtctactttgatgttAGTCAGCATTTTCGTATCTGACAGTAAATAGaaccgaatatattgataagtcaccttgcccgagagagatttacacggttatcaaaatgtccCTCCAGAGTAAGCCTAGGTTTTATGGGTCTTATGACACATCCACTGTGGGACTCAATATAACATTTAAGTTTATTGTACATTGTTCAAAAARAGAAGAAGTAGAATAGCCTTATGGACTTGTCAAATAGCTGTCATGTACCGTAACCATCATTGCTTTCCTGGTGGCAAACACCGCTAAAGCCATTGACTAGTAAACGACCTTGGGGTTCGAGTCCCCCTCGCTTCAAGCATTTTTGGAAAACACTGTCcacgcatacagtgcattcggaaagaattcagatccCTTCaatttttcaacattttattacCTTACAgccattttctaaaatgtattacattgtttgcccccccaatccacacacacaataccccattatgacaaagcaaaaacagggttttagaaagttttgcaaatgtattacaaataaaaaaacttaaacatcacatttacataagtattcagaccctttactcagtactttgttgaagcacctatggcagcgattacagcctcgagtcttcttgggtttgacgctacaagcttggcacacctgtatttggggagtttctcccattcttctgtgcagatcctctcaatctatGTCAGGTTtgattgggagcgtcgctgcacagctattttcaggtctctccagagatgttcgatcgggttcaagtccgggctctggctgtgccactcaaggacattcaaagacttgtcctgaagtcactcctacgttgtctttgttgtgtgcttagggtcgttgtcctgttggaaggtgaaccttcgcctcagtctgaggtcctgagtgttctggagcaggtttccatcaaggatctctctgtactttgctccgttcatctttccctcgatcctatagtctcccagtccctgccgctgaaaaacatccccacagcatgatgctgccaccaacatgcttcaccatagggMtggtgccaggtttcctccagacgtgacgcttggcattcaggccaaagagttggtctgagagtcctttaggtgccctttggcaaactccaagcaggctataatttgccttttactgaggagtggctttcatctggctactctaccataaaggcctgattggtggagtgctgcagagatggttgtccctctggaaggttatccaatctctcagatgaactctggagctctgaatgggtgaccatcgggttcttggtcacctccctgaccaaggccttctccccgattgctcagtttggccggcggccagctttaggaagaatcttggtggttccaaacttcttccatttaagaatgaaggaggcactgtgttcttgggtcccttcaatgatgcagaaatgttttggttcccttccccagatctggccAACACaacatgtctcggagctctacggacaattctttgacctcatggcttggtttttgatatggcatgcactgtcgactgtgggacgttatatagacagacatgatttggaaatttTTTCAAACctaatcatttgaatttaccacaagtggactccaatcaagttgtagaaacatctcaaggatgatcaatggaaacaggatgcacctgagcccaatttcaagtctcatagcaaaaggtctgaatacttaagtaaatagttctgtttcttattttttataattatgtaaaatatttgcttcgttattatggggtattgtgtgtagattgatgaggaaaatgtttagaataaggctgtaatgtaacaaaatgtggaaaaagtcaaggggtctgaatactttcctaatgcactgtaacattgtacatgtaagtataggCCTATACGTCTATATAATATGGCCTGTACTATAGTAGCAAAAATKATTTATGTAGCAGTGTCAGTAGCCTGTGTCAGTCTGCATTTTTACATTGAAATCATGGTTTTCACGAGGGTTTCAGGAGTGATACAATTTTATTTCCGTAGGACTATAGCCTATCGACAATGGAAGTGTACCATGCAAAGTCCCATATGCATTAATAAGTTATAGCATAAGGAGGACACTATCTGATGTGAATGAATGTAGGTTATAGCTCTACTGTTGATTGGAGTTCCTATATTACAGAATATGAGAATCAGCGAGTTAGATGACAATCAAATAGAAGTAATTCACCATCTGATACTGATACAGCCAAACGTCTTCCTCAATTAAAACGGTCAATTCTTGTCCTCCGGACWCTYGATAAACTTATTTAAAATAACTGCAATACTGCCTTCTGTAGGATGATAGTGAGAGTACAACCTGTAATCCTACTCTAGTACACTTTGTAATGCTCATCCTCAAGTCAAATAACACATGTGACGAAGTAGATGATTATAAAAATGCATATAAAACGTTGTAGGGCTACATTTAGGTGTACACATCCATATAATATAGCCTATGTAATATGATTATTAGGTCATAGCAGTGTGTCTGCAAGGGTGAAGAAATTAAAWTCATTCTTAAAATCTTCATTTTCAAGCTCTAAGCTACGTCCCTTCTAAACACACAAATGTAATTCTGCATTTCAAAAGGGGGRAAAAAAAMCAAATGTGAGATTGGAACCCTTGCCACAATCTGTGACAATTACATGGAGCTAGACACTCTACATAGAAAGCAATTTAATCAGTCAGTAAAATACAAGATGTAGTTGCTTTGATTATCGATACATGCTGTTATACTTCTGTTATGGGTGCTGTTGGAACATTGCCTGATGCTTAGTCTGAACATTCTTCAAATTTTTTGCATGTATGGCCCCGGActgtttacccatccccactatgTTTGAGttctatactgtagttacagaatgacttcattgttgttaaacccatcatgcTGGACATAAATATGATTTTGTGGGTAAAAATAAGTCAGTTTTGATAAGTCAAAAGTCAGACAAACATGACTAAACTATTTTGACATGTacagtgtttgttagtgtgtgggtatgtATAGGTATATTTAGTAAGTGTATATTGGTTATAAAGTTCTGTTAATGCAGAATAGGGTGAAATCAGATGTGATGTATACTAAAGAAAATCTCAATGATAGCCTTAAAGTACAATTTTATGTTTATTAAACATAAGTGTTAAATAgaccatatgaaaaccacacatacacatctcaactAAAAATCTGCATGAACTTGATAAATTGCATTAATTTCCTAATTAAAAGTGTCTTGGGAAAGCAGTTCAATGAATGTAATGAAATAGGCATTTGTGAacatcatatagcctacacagtacaaacacaatatgtaacaCACTTTTTAGGCTTATATGtgctttatacactgagtgtacaaaacattaacacctgctctttccatgacagactgaccaggtaaatccaggtgtaagctatgatctcttattgatgtcacctgttaaccccacttcaatcattgtagatggagaggaggagacaggttaaagaaggatttttagttTTTCTGCTGGGGTATCCTGAGGTAGCTYCTCTCTGAGAACCTCAGACGAACAGCCTTTCTCCCacgtggaccttcaggtgcctcTTCAGGCTGCCAGCCTGGgtgaagcgcatgtgacactgggggcagctgtagggtttctcccctgtgtggaccctctggtgcctcttcaggctgcCAGCCTCAGCGAAGCGCATAtcacactgggtacagctgaagggtttcacccctgtgtggaccctctggtggatctccactttctggaggcagctgaagcctttgttacagaacatgcagaggaaccgtttctctttattATTGCCTGATGTGGCTCCCCCTCTCTGAGCATGGGCTCTAGCCCTGTCGTTTGAGTTCAATATCTGATCGAAAAAGACGCGGCCGTGTGAATCGGAAGGCCCCTTCGTTGTGGACACTGGGGCACGATCCCTGAGCGTCTGTACAGGGGAGTGGCTCGAGACATTtggatttgtctctaagctttccctgtaatctaagaaatcttGTGAGTGTCCTTCTCCTAAGTGAGTCTCATCTGCATTCCATGTAAGAGGAGtgtcgccctccactttcacagtcacgtCATCTACCGCTATAACCTCgcctttcttatctaggcacccttcagagtatacactactattgtactggttccagtcccctctTGACAGATCAGTCggtgtctctaaacccaaggatATGTTGCCAGAGTCCATCTCTGTAGTGTAAAAACAAGACAGATCATCACCCCCAGAGTCTAACGCATCACCATCAGTATTTCCACAGGAATTAACCATCTTCTGGCTCTGGTGAAATACCGGTAAATACTCTGTgccaggagcaggaggacagcccagtggCCCCAGTCTCTCTGGATCAGATCTGTcgtcagatcctgtgtgtaaaaGCCTGTGTGCTACAGTTGAGGTCTCAGCGTCTGTCACGGACTTGAGGACAGCATTCGGCGTTCCACTGACGTCCGTGATGCTGCGTCGGGTTCTGGGCGGCGTGGTGGGGTCCTCCGTGGCTACAGGGGGCACCACTCCAGCCGCtgctccagtctggatgtctGTGCTTTGCCCTGGgtcctctccttcagacctctccaGCTTGACCCCAGGCCCTGCATCCTCTGCATCTGTAGACTGACACAAGAAGAGAAGGTTCTTACCAGTATATGATTTGAATAGGATAACAATGTCATAGGGAAGTCTCACAAGGTCCCCTATGACAGATAAATAAGGATGTACGTGTAAGGAAGTGAATAGCTGAGGGAAGCCTTTCTGAAWTAAACGAGCCACATTTGACAAGCTGTACAAAGTAACACTTTATGCAACACaattacactaacctctatcacaataacatgatgggttgaggttccactcccctcatcaacagtgattggttggtcatctctccgtGTATTGCGTCCTGCTGGCTTtacaaagctcctgtggcctccagcgagatgtccttcacctgagagagtgattgggtGGAAAATAAGTGATTAGGTTAACAACTGTCAATACTCAAAGGTCTATTGACACTGGCCGTGTCTGAATACCAATACtagcatactacatacttaaactgtATAGTTATTTTGGCGTTTTAACTAGTATAATTCACTCGTCTTTTCTGACTCaagtgtttgacaacagctgataatcataAATTGACGCGTTGTATCAAAATAAACGAATGGCGGGAGTCAATCGCTCATTAGATGACGCATTCGTAGTACTATTTTMTTTTTTGCATACTATTTAGTACACAAGTATGGGTATTGGCAGGGAT is a window of Salvelinus sp. IW2-2015 linkage group LG13, ASM291031v2, whole genome shotgun sequence DNA encoding:
- the LOC111971877 gene encoding uncharacterized protein; the encoded protein is MANCMVFHTQIASIMEVLANAAVAEICKLVDDDYAVFRLEITQSQKENRXLRRKLQLLELRVARERVLASRPSSVKILDRHRGMARGEGHLAGGHRSFVKPAGRNTRRDDQPITVDEGSGTSTHHVIVIESTDAEDAGPGVKLERSEGEDPGQSTDIQTGAAAGVVPPVATEDPTTPPRTRRSITDVSGTPNAVLKSVTDAETSTVAHRLLHTGSDDRSDPERLGPLGCPPAPGTEYLPVFHQSQKMVNSCGNTDGDALDSGGDDLSCFYTTEMDSGNISLGLETPTDLSRGDWNQYNSSVYSEGCLDKKGEVIAVDDVTVKVEGDTPLTWNADETHLGEGHSQDFLDYRESLETNPNVSSHSPVQTLRDRAPVSTTKGPSDSHGRVFFDQILNSNDRARAHAQRGGATSGNNKEKRFLCMFCNKGFSCLQKVEIHQRVHTGVKPFSCTQCDMRFAEAGSLKRHQRVHTGEKPYSCPQCHMRFTQAGSLKRHLKVHVGERLFV